One window from the genome of Alistipes sp. ZOR0009 encodes:
- a CDS encoding helix-turn-helix transcriptional regulator, producing MGFGYFVSNSLLIFKEVDVGCMAFRDFHSDFGLFFVREMGHTKVADNILICCLHSNVIVEELIGNSICSITFFVLFLCLVMLAAYLWIANKNLRRQVAEVENRFEQIKKEQDEILQNVTNKEIALKIMEPISRNNLIRSLKIKIKKVREKFTGKDVGVIDGLVIELSKHEETRLWLLFEKKFSAAYPTFFKNLKKDYADLTLADLKICALVRVGITTKDMAEIVNVGFKTAEAIRTKLRRTFELEHNESLGEFLQKY from the coding sequence ATGGGTTTCGGGTATTTTGTCTCTAATTCTTTGTTGATTTTCAAGGAAGTGGATGTCGGTTGTATGGCCTTTCGTGATTTCCATTCTGATTTTGGGCTCTTTTTTGTACGCGAAATGGGGCATACGAAGGTTGCAGATAATATTTTGATTTGCTGTTTACATTCGAATGTTATTGTAGAAGAGTTGATAGGAAACTCCATATGCAGCATAACCTTCTTTGTTCTGTTTTTATGCTTGGTGATGCTGGCTGCTTATCTCTGGATTGCGAACAAGAATCTTCGGCGGCAGGTTGCTGAGGTTGAAAATAGATTTGAGCAGATCAAAAAGGAGCAAGACGAAATTTTGCAGAATGTGACAAACAAGGAGATTGCTCTGAAAATTATGGAACCGATATCTCGGAACAACCTCATTCGTAGCTTAAAAATAAAAATCAAAAAGGTGCGCGAAAAGTTCACAGGAAAGGACGTTGGGGTGATAGATGGGCTCGTGATAGAGCTGAGCAAGCATGAGGAAACAAGGCTTTGGCTGTTGTTTGAAAAGAAATTTTCAGCTGCTTATCCTACTTTTTTTAAAAACCTGAAGAAAGATTATGCTGATTTGACGCTTGCCGATCTTAAGATATGCGCGTTGGTTAGGGTTGGAATTACCACAAAAGATATGGCCGAAATTGTGAACGTTGGGTTTAAGACCGCAGAAGCAATACGAACTAAGCTTAGGCGGACATTTGAGCTAGAACATAATGAGTCGTTAGGCGAATTCTTGCAGAAGTACTAG
- a CDS encoding arginine deiminase family protein gives MEVSVSSEFGVLEGVILHTPGAEVENMTPENAQRALYSDILNLAVAKKEYQQVKGVLSKVTQTFEIGDLLTKTLSNQTVKEVLIQNICASEKVLPLVEDLIDLPAPTLAKLLVEGLPLKRNTLTNFLSKDRYSLQPLYNFYFTRDASISVNDKVLIGKMANGVRDREAIIMEAIFNHSGEFITSTVNPYNSMDAKAISIEGGDVIVAREDVLLIGNGCRTTTQGIDFILTRLLKRTNKKKFHIIVQELPDTPESFIHLDMVFTLLDYNKCMVYEPIILENNKYQTVHITIDNNKVDIKAVDNMLVALKSLGMDLEPVVCGGTKDIWNQEREQWHSGANFFAFAPGKVMGYARNIYTMEQMNKHGFEILRAKDVINNIVDINSYSKCVVTIDGSELPRGGGGARCMTMPVRRQSVNW, from the coding sequence ATGGAAGTAAGTGTAAGCTCTGAATTTGGAGTACTGGAAGGCGTTATACTCCATACGCCAGGTGCTGAAGTTGAGAATATGACTCCAGAGAATGCTCAAAGGGCATTATACAGCGATATCCTTAATCTTGCCGTAGCCAAGAAGGAATACCAGCAAGTAAAAGGCGTACTAAGTAAAGTAACTCAGACTTTTGAAATTGGCGACCTGCTAACCAAAACCCTATCGAATCAGACGGTCAAGGAAGTTCTTATTCAAAATATCTGCGCGTCAGAAAAGGTTCTCCCGCTTGTAGAAGATCTAATAGACCTACCAGCGCCCACATTAGCCAAGCTTCTAGTAGAAGGTTTACCGCTTAAGCGTAATACGCTTACCAACTTTTTAAGCAAAGATCGCTATTCCCTACAACCCCTTTACAACTTCTACTTCACTAGAGATGCTTCAATCTCGGTAAACGACAAAGTTTTAATCGGGAAGATGGCCAACGGCGTCCGCGATAGAGAAGCCATCATTATGGAGGCAATATTCAACCACTCTGGTGAATTTATAACCTCAACGGTCAACCCATACAACTCCATGGATGCAAAAGCGATATCCATAGAAGGAGGAGATGTTATTGTAGCCCGAGAAGACGTATTGCTCATTGGCAATGGATGCAGAACAACCACTCAAGGAATCGACTTCATTTTAACTCGCCTTCTGAAAAGGACTAATAAAAAGAAGTTCCACATCATTGTACAGGAACTACCCGATACCCCAGAGTCATTTATCCACCTAGACATGGTGTTTACTCTACTGGACTACAACAAGTGTATGGTTTACGAACCAATTATCCTTGAGAACAACAAGTATCAAACAGTGCATATCACCATTGACAACAACAAAGTTGATATTAAGGCTGTCGACAATATGCTTGTTGCACTTAAGTCGCTAGGAATGGATTTGGAGCCTGTTGTTTGTGGAGGAACTAAAGACATTTGGAATCAAGAGCGCGAGCAGTGGCATAGCGGCGCCAACTTCTTTGCCTTTGCACCAGGAAAAGTGATGGGGTACGCCCGCAACATCTACACCATGGAGCAAATGAATAAGCATGGATTTGAAATCCTCAGAGCAAAAGACGTAATCAACAATATTGTTGACATCAACAGCTACAGCAAATGCGTTGTAACAATAGATGGATCTGAACTTCCTCGTGGTGGAGGTGGTGCCAGATGTATGACAATGCCCGTAAGAAGACAAAGCGTTAACTGGTAA
- a CDS encoding ATP-dependent Clp protease adaptor ClpS, whose translation MSLESLFPDLKENIKKKQTNKYALILHNDEVNDFEHVMESLIEVCRHNSEQAEQCTLLAHLKGKCDVKHGEYSYLEPMREALLLRGISATIE comes from the coding sequence ATGAGTTTGGAGAGCCTTTTTCCTGATTTGAAGGAAAACATTAAAAAAAAACAGACCAACAAGTACGCGTTAATACTTCACAACGATGAGGTAAATGATTTTGAACACGTAATGGAATCGCTAATTGAAGTATGCCGCCACAATAGCGAGCAGGCCGAACAATGCACTCTTTTGGCCCATCTAAAAGGAAAATGCGATGTTAAGCATGGCGAATACTCGTATCTCGAACCCATGCGCGAGGCGCTTTTGCTACGCGGAATAAGTGCTACAATTGAATAA